One Pyrus communis chromosome 4, drPyrComm1.1, whole genome shotgun sequence genomic region harbors:
- the LOC137732376 gene encoding extracellular ribonuclease LE-like: protein MDSKFNRSMFIRLFIIQCLAVVSVSQSFDFFYFVQQWPGSYCDTEASCCYPTTGKPAREFGIHGLWPNYNDGSYPSNCDSDNPYDESKISDLISRLQADWPTLACPSGNGSKFWAHEWNKHGTCSESVLDQHGYFEASLNLKENLDIFQILQNAGIQADGNIYSLSSIKEAIKSAIGYTPGITCNEDASGNSQLYEVYICVDTSGSNLIECPVLPGTKCSSKIEFPSF, encoded by the exons ATGGATTCGAAATTCAACCGTTCGATGTTCATCAGGCTCTTCATAATACAGTGTCTAGCAGTTGTTTCTGTTTCTCAGAGTTTtgattttttctattttgtacAGCAG TGGCCGGGATCTTACTGTGACACCGAGGCAAGTTGTTGCTATCCAACGACAGGAAAACCTGCACGAGAATTCGGCATCCATGGGCTTTGGCCTAATTACAATGACGGTTCTTATCCATCCAACTGTGATTCTGACAACCCTTATGATGAATCGAAG ATCTCGGACCTGATAAGCAGACTGCAAGCAGATTGGCCTACACTGGCATGCCCCAGCGGGAATGGCTCAAAGTTTTGGGCACATGAGTGGAATAAACATGGGACATGCTCCGAGTCCGTGCTTGACCAACATGGCTACTTTGAGGCCTCTCTCAACCTCAAGGAAAACTTAGACATcttccaaatccttcaaaatgctg GAATCCAAGCAGATGGGAATATTTACAGCTTGAGCAGCATAAAAGAAGCTATAAAATCAGCAATTGGGTACACTCCTGGTATAACATGTAACGAAGATGCATCCGGGAATAGCCAGCTTTATGAGGTTTATATTTGTGTGGACACATCTGGCTCAAACCTTATTGAATGTCCAGTGCTGCCCGGGACGAAATGCTCCTCCAAAATTGAGTTCCCTTCCTTCTAG
- the LOC137732575 gene encoding extracellular ribonuclease LE-like: MKSNPSTLVKLLLMGCLSVVCVAEDFDFFYFVQQWPGSYCDTKTSCCYPTTGKPAADFGIHGLWPNYNDGSYPSNCDPSNPFDQSEISDLRSSMQKEWPTLACPSSSGIAFWTHEWEKHGTCSESVIDQHGYFEAALNLKKKINLLQALESAGIQPNGDSYTLQNITEAVKDATGFTPFIECNVDESGNSQLYQVYLCVDTSGSDLIECPVFPHGQCGAQTEFPTF, from the exons ATGAAGTCCAACCCCTCAACCTTGGTCAAGCTTTTACTGATGGGATGTCTTTCAGTTGTTTGCGTTGCAGAAGATTTTGATTTCTTCTACTTTGTCCAGCAG TGGCCCGGATCATATTGTGACACAAAGACAAGTTGCTGCTATCCAACAACAGGGAAGCCTGCAGCTGATTTCGGCATTCATGGGCTTTGGCCGAATTACAACGACGGCTCATATCCCTCCAACTGCGATCCTAGCAACCCCTTTGATCAATCTGAG ATTTCAGATCTAAGAAGCAGCATGCAAAAAGAATGGCCAACACTAGCTTGCCCAAGCAGCAGCGGCATAGCGTTCTGGACACATGAATGGGAGAAACATGGCACCTGCTCAGAGTCTGTCATCGATCAACACGGTTACTTTGAAGCTGCTCTTAAcctcaaaaagaaaataaacctCCTCCAAGCCCTCGAAAGTGCAG GTATACAGCCAAATGGGGACTCATACACCCTACAGAATATCACGGAGGCAGTGAAAGATGCAACTGGGTTCActccatttattgagtgcaatgTGGATGAATCTGGTAACAGCCAACTTTATCAGGTTTACTTGTGTGTGGACACTTCTGGTTCTGACCTCATTGAGTGTCCTGTTTTTCCCCATGGACAGTGTGGTGCACAGACTGAATTCCCAACTTTTTAG
- the LOC137732375 gene encoding amino acid transporter AVT1I-like, giving the protein MDCLKAEKIESQNLPSQEPTNCGGTTFCRTCFNGLNTLSGVGILSIPFALSEGGWLSLILLFQLALLSWYTGLLLQRCMDGNPRIKSYPDIGEVAYGQKGRLTISIFMYLELYLVAVEFLILEGDNLNQLFPNMGFNMAGFKVGGKQCFVLLTALVILPTTWLKNLGLLAYVSAGGVFASLLLVAFVFWVGAVDGVGFHEGDVLLNFKGLPTAVSLYLFCYCGHAVFPTLCNSMKDRSKFSKVLLFCFVVSTITYGSMAVLGYLMFGQDLKSQVTLNLPIRKISSRIAIYITIINPLTKYAIIITPIAAAIEDTRPFRNSRTISIFVRTLIVISTVIVALAIPFFSYLMALVGASLSVTVSVLLPCLFYLKINVAAQRFGFELVVIVGIMVIGSFVGVVGTYTSVIQIVRQL; this is encoded by the exons ATGGACTGCCTTAAAGCAGAGAAAATTGAGAGCCAAAACCTACCCTCACAGGAACCAACCAATTGTGGAGGCACGACATTTTGCAGAACATGTTTCAATGGTCTCAACACATTATCAG GAGTTGGGATTCTATCAATTCCATTTGCACTTTCTGAAGGTGGGTGGCTGAGCTTGATCCTTCTTTTCCAGTTGGCGCTTCTTAGTTGGTATACCGGGTTGCTTCTACAACGATGCATGGACGGGAATCCGCGGATCAAGAGTTATCCcgatattggagaagttgcttATGGACAGAAAGGAAGACTCACCATCTCCATTTTTATGTACCTTGAGCTGTATTTGGTAGCTGTTGAGTTTCTAATACTAGAAGGTGACAACTTAAACCAGTTGTTCCCAAACATGGGGTTCAACATGGCAGGCTTCAAAGTTGGAGGCAAACAATGCTTTGTTTTGCTCACTGCCCTTGTAATTCTGCCAACTACATGGCTGAAGAATCTGGGATTGTTGGCGTATGTTTCTGCCGGAGGGGTTTTCGCTTCTCTTCTTTTGGTTGCTTTCGTGTTTTGGGTTGGCGCGGTTGATGGTGTAGGGTTTCATGAAGGAGATGTTCTTCTGAATTTCAAAGGATTGCCTACTGCTGTGAGCTTGTACCTGTTTTGCTATTGTGGCCATGCAGTTTTCCCCACATTGTGCAATTCCATGAAAGATAGAAGCAAATTCTCCAAG GTGTTACTTTTCTGCTTCGTTGTAAGCACCATCACCTACGGATCAATGGCGGTTTTGGGTTACTTGATGTTCGGACAAGACTTGAAGTCTCAAGTCACATTAAATCTTCCAATACGAAAAATTAGTTCAAGGATAGCAATTTACATTACTATAATTAATCCCCTCACAAAGTATGCAATTATAATCACTCCAATTGCTGCTGCTATTGAGGATACACGCCCTTTTCGCAACAGCCGAACTATTAGCATCTTCGTGCGAACCTTAATTGTAATTAGCACCGTAATTGTGGCATTAGCCATTCCTTTTTTTAGCTACCTAATGGCTTTAGTCGGCGCATCTTTGAGCGTGACGGTCTCAGTCTTGCTGCCGTGCTTGTTCTACCTTAAGATTAACGTTGCTGCTCAGAGATTCGGGTTCGAGTTGGTGGTAATTGTTGGGATTATGGTTATAGGGTCGTTTGTTGGCGTAGTGGGTACGTACACTTCTGTGATACAAATTGTAAGACAATTGTGA
- the LOC137731758 gene encoding uncharacterized protein isoform X2 encodes MSDHLVLYVDRLLRPMAAQPPSEPAAEAGYVPEPAGPEPERDTAGPSSSSSAGEADEDEPLIQTAECRICQDEDSISNLESPCACCGSLKYAHRKCVQHWCNEKGDITCEICHQPYQPGYTAPPRLPSDETTIEFGGAWTLSGTPLSLDDPRILSIAEAERQFMDTEYDDYSSTSSGAPFFRSAALILMGLLILRHAMRVSDSDSDSGDDSSAIFSLFLLRAAGFLLPCYIMAWAISILQRRQQRQEAAAMAATQVAFVLQSGQHRGVQFAVAPGPNGSPHQETA; translated from the exons ATGAGCGACCACCTAGTTTTGTACGTTGACCGTCTCCTTCGGCCCATGGCAGCGCAGCCGCCTTCCGAGCCTGCTGCTGAGGCCGGTTATGTGCCCGAGCCGGCTGGACCGGAGCCGGAGCGGGATACTGCCGGGCCGTCTTCGAGTTCGTCAGCGGGGGAGGCGGATGAGGACGAACCGCTGATTCAGACCGCGGAGTGCCGCATTTGCCAGGATGAGGATAGCATTAGCAATTTGGAATCTCCTTGCGCCTGCTGTGGCAGCCTCAAG tatGCTCATAGAAAATGCGTTCAGCATTGGTGCAATGAGAAAGGAGATATAACTTGTGAAATTTGTCATCAG CCTTACCAACCTGGCTATACTGCACCTCCTCGTTTGCCATCTGATGAAACTACTATTGAATTTGG TGGTGCCTGGACACTTTCTGGTACTCCCTTGAGTTTGGATGATCCACGCATTTTGTCAATTGCTGAGGCAGAACGTCAGTTTATGGATACTGAGTATGATGATTATTCTTCAACTAGTAGTGGGGCTCCATTCTTCCGTTCAGCGGCCTTAATT TTAATGGGCCTTCTAATCTTGCGGCATGCAATGAGAGTCTCAGATTCTGACTCCGACTCTGGGGATGACTCATCTGCTATTTTCTCT CTTTTCTTGCTTAGAGCGGCTGGCTTTCTTTTGCCCTGCTATATTATGGCTTGGGCGATCAGTATCTTGCAGCGTCGACAGCAAAGACAG GAGGCCGCAGCAATGGCAGCAACCCAAGTTGCTTTTGTTCTTCAATCTGGGCAACATAGGGGTGTACAATTTGCGGTAGCACCAGGACCCAATGGAAGTCCACATCAAGAAACTGCCTAA
- the LOC137730961 gene encoding probable apyrase 6 isoform X2, with product MRRLNTRKGVNSKPADDDYDSNMDPVKLQIRPINRSNLFSRSPKHNPRSSLLIFASVAIALALTACYFLVSARDSRNFGTKRYGIVIDGGSTGSRIHVFGYGDNGGNGAVFDFGKDGLASMRVNPGLSAYAEDPESAGGSLRELVEFGKGRVPKEHWAETEIRLMATAGLRLLDLGVQNRILNSCRKVLRSSGFKFRDEWASVITGSDEGLYAWIVANHALGTLGGDPMQTTGIIELGGASAQVTFVSSEPVPPEFSRAVKFGNVSYNLYSHSFLHFGQNVAYDSLKEGIVSGDFNSAAESLQERMPSDPCTPKGYSQKMQSSKLSPSSLVGKNRHLSALQSRGNYSECRSAAKIMLQKGKEKCSYQHCDIGSTFIPKLRGKILATENFFYTSKFFGLAPKAFLSDLMMAGQQFCGEDWSKIKKRWPTLDEEALLHYCFSSAYAVALLHDSLGLALDDERIGFANQVGSIPLDWALGAFILQSTSDLDCGLCQSGGSHS from the exons ATGCGACGATTGAATACCCGTAAAGGGGTCAATTCGAAGCCTGCCGACGACGACTACGACAGCAATATGGATCCGGTTAAGCTCCAAATCCGACCCATCAACCGATCCAATCTCTTCTCCCGGAGCCCCAAGCACAACCCCAGATCGAGCCTCTTAATCTTCGCCTCGGTCGCCATCGCACTCGCTCTCACAGCATGCTACTTTCTCGTTTCCGCGCGAGATTCAAGAAATTTTGGTACGAAACGGTACGGGATTGTCATCGACGGTGGGAGTACGGGCAGCCGGATCCACGTTTTCGGGTACGGAGACAATGGCGGTAATGGCGCCGTGTTTGATTTTGGAAAGGACGGGTTGGCATCGATGCGGGTCAATCCTGGGCTCTCGGCGTACGCAGAGGATCCAGAATCGGCAGGCGGGTCGTTGCGGGAGCTCGTGGAGTTTGGGAAGGGGAGGGTTCCGAAAGAGCACTGGGCGGAAACGGAGATTAGGCTTATGGCTACGGCGGGGCTCCGATTGCTTGATTTGGGTGTTCAGAATCGGATTCTGAATTCTTGTAGGAAGGTGCTTCGGAGTTCTGGGTTTAAGTTCCGTGACGAGTGGGCTTCCGTCATTACAG GATCTGATGAAGGATTATATGCTTGGATTGTTGCAAACCACGCGCTTGGGACTCTGGGTGGTGATCCAATGCAGACAACTGGGATAATTGAACTTGGTGGAGCTTCTGCTCAG GTGACATTTGTTTCAAGTGAGCCAGTGCCTCCCGAGTTCTCTCGTGCTGTTAAATTTGGAAATGTCTCTTACAATCTCTACAGTCACAGCTTTCTTCATTTCGGCCAG AATGTAGCGTATGATTCATTGAAAGAGGGTATTGTTTCAGGAGACTTCAACTCAG CTGCCGAGTCACTTCAGGAAAGAATGCCATCAGATCCTTGCACTCCTAAGGGCTACTCACAAAAGATGCAGTCGTCGAAGCTTTCTCCAAGTTCTTTGGTTGGGAAGAATAGACATTTATCTGCTCTACAATCAAGGGGTAACTACTCTGAGTGCAGATCTGCTGCAAAAATTATGCTGCAGAAAGGAAAAG agaaatgctcctatcaacattGCGATATAGGATCAACTTTCATTCCTAAGCTTCGGGGAAAGATTTTGGCTACAGAAAATTTTTTCTATACATCCAAG TTTTTTGGTTTGGCCCCAAAAGCATTTCTTTCGGATTTGATGATGGCTGGACAACAATTCTGTGGAGAAGATTGgtcaaaaataaagaagagaTGGCCAACACTTGATGAAGAAGCTTTGCTGCACTATTGCTTCTCTTCAGCATATGCAGTGGCCCTACTTCATGATAGTCTTGGACTTGCTTTGGATGATGAAAG GATCGGGTTTGCAAATCAGGTGGGAAGTATTCCGCTCGATTGGGCTCTGGGAGCTTTCATCTTGCAAAGTACATCTGATTTGGAC TGTGGTCTCTGTCAAAGTGGAGGAAGCCACAGCTGA
- the LOC137730961 gene encoding probable apyrase 6 isoform X1 yields the protein MRRLNTRKGVNSKPADDDYDSNMDPVKLQIRPINRSNLFSRSPKHNPRSSLLIFASVAIALALTACYFLVSARDSRNFGTKRYGIVIDGGSTGSRIHVFGYGDNGGNGAVFDFGKDGLASMRVNPGLSAYAEDPESAGGSLRELVEFGKGRVPKEHWAETEIRLMATAGLRLLDLGVQNRILNSCRKVLRSSGFKFRDEWASVITGSDEGLYAWIVANHALGTLGGDPMQTTGIIELGGASAQVTFVSSEPVPPEFSRAVKFGNVSYNLYSHSFLHFGQNVAYDSLKEGIVSGDFNSAAESLQERMPSDPCTPKGYSQKMQSSKLSPSSLVGKNRHLSALQSRGNYSECRSAAKIMLQKGKEKCSYQHCDIGSTFIPKLRGKILATENFFYTSKFFGLAPKAFLSDLMMAGQQFCGEDWSKIKKRWPTLDEEALLHYCFSSAYAVALLHDSLGLALDDERIGFANQVGSIPLDWALGAFILQSTSDLDVGHSDWLTTIIGDGSPTLLSIIFIFSILMFTVWSLSKWRKPQLKTIYDLEKGRYIVTRVSKC from the exons ATGCGACGATTGAATACCCGTAAAGGGGTCAATTCGAAGCCTGCCGACGACGACTACGACAGCAATATGGATCCGGTTAAGCTCCAAATCCGACCCATCAACCGATCCAATCTCTTCTCCCGGAGCCCCAAGCACAACCCCAGATCGAGCCTCTTAATCTTCGCCTCGGTCGCCATCGCACTCGCTCTCACAGCATGCTACTTTCTCGTTTCCGCGCGAGATTCAAGAAATTTTGGTACGAAACGGTACGGGATTGTCATCGACGGTGGGAGTACGGGCAGCCGGATCCACGTTTTCGGGTACGGAGACAATGGCGGTAATGGCGCCGTGTTTGATTTTGGAAAGGACGGGTTGGCATCGATGCGGGTCAATCCTGGGCTCTCGGCGTACGCAGAGGATCCAGAATCGGCAGGCGGGTCGTTGCGGGAGCTCGTGGAGTTTGGGAAGGGGAGGGTTCCGAAAGAGCACTGGGCGGAAACGGAGATTAGGCTTATGGCTACGGCGGGGCTCCGATTGCTTGATTTGGGTGTTCAGAATCGGATTCTGAATTCTTGTAGGAAGGTGCTTCGGAGTTCTGGGTTTAAGTTCCGTGACGAGTGGGCTTCCGTCATTACAG GATCTGATGAAGGATTATATGCTTGGATTGTTGCAAACCACGCGCTTGGGACTCTGGGTGGTGATCCAATGCAGACAACTGGGATAATTGAACTTGGTGGAGCTTCTGCTCAG GTGACATTTGTTTCAAGTGAGCCAGTGCCTCCCGAGTTCTCTCGTGCTGTTAAATTTGGAAATGTCTCTTACAATCTCTACAGTCACAGCTTTCTTCATTTCGGCCAG AATGTAGCGTATGATTCATTGAAAGAGGGTATTGTTTCAGGAGACTTCAACTCAG CTGCCGAGTCACTTCAGGAAAGAATGCCATCAGATCCTTGCACTCCTAAGGGCTACTCACAAAAGATGCAGTCGTCGAAGCTTTCTCCAAGTTCTTTGGTTGGGAAGAATAGACATTTATCTGCTCTACAATCAAGGGGTAACTACTCTGAGTGCAGATCTGCTGCAAAAATTATGCTGCAGAAAGGAAAAG agaaatgctcctatcaacattGCGATATAGGATCAACTTTCATTCCTAAGCTTCGGGGAAAGATTTTGGCTACAGAAAATTTTTTCTATACATCCAAG TTTTTTGGTTTGGCCCCAAAAGCATTTCTTTCGGATTTGATGATGGCTGGACAACAATTCTGTGGAGAAGATTGgtcaaaaataaagaagagaTGGCCAACACTTGATGAAGAAGCTTTGCTGCACTATTGCTTCTCTTCAGCATATGCAGTGGCCCTACTTCATGATAGTCTTGGACTTGCTTTGGATGATGAAAG GATCGGGTTTGCAAATCAGGTGGGAAGTATTCCGCTCGATTGGGCTCTGGGAGCTTTCATCTTGCAAAGTACATCTGATTTGGACGTAGGGCACTCTGATTGGCTTACCACCATAATTGGTGATGGATCTCCCACATTGCTATCAATAATTTTCATCTTTTCAATATTGATGTTTACAGTGTGGTCTCTGTCAAAGTGGAGGAAGCCACAGCTGAAGACAATTTACGATCTGGAGAAAGGGCGGTATATAGTCACTCGTGTTAGTAAATGTTGA
- the LOC137731758 gene encoding uncharacterized protein isoform X1: MSDHLVLYVDRLLRPMAAQPPSEPAAEAGYVPEPAGPEPERDTAGPSSSSSAGEADEDEPLIQTAECRICQDEDSISNLESPCACCGSLKYAHRKCVQHWCNEKGDITCEICHQPYQPGYTAPPRLPSDETTIEFGGAWTLSGTPLSLDDPRILSIAEAERQFMDTEYDDYSSTSSGAPFFRSAALILWFFILQLMGLLILRHAMRVSDSDSDSGDDSSAIFSLFLLRAAGFLLPCYIMAWAISILQRRQQRQEAAAMAATQVAFVLQSGQHRGVQFAVAPGPNGSPHQETA, translated from the exons ATGAGCGACCACCTAGTTTTGTACGTTGACCGTCTCCTTCGGCCCATGGCAGCGCAGCCGCCTTCCGAGCCTGCTGCTGAGGCCGGTTATGTGCCCGAGCCGGCTGGACCGGAGCCGGAGCGGGATACTGCCGGGCCGTCTTCGAGTTCGTCAGCGGGGGAGGCGGATGAGGACGAACCGCTGATTCAGACCGCGGAGTGCCGCATTTGCCAGGATGAGGATAGCATTAGCAATTTGGAATCTCCTTGCGCCTGCTGTGGCAGCCTCAAG tatGCTCATAGAAAATGCGTTCAGCATTGGTGCAATGAGAAAGGAGATATAACTTGTGAAATTTGTCATCAG CCTTACCAACCTGGCTATACTGCACCTCCTCGTTTGCCATCTGATGAAACTACTATTGAATTTGG TGGTGCCTGGACACTTTCTGGTACTCCCTTGAGTTTGGATGATCCACGCATTTTGTCAATTGCTGAGGCAGAACGTCAGTTTATGGATACTGAGTATGATGATTATTCTTCAACTAGTAGTGGGGCTCCATTCTTCCGTTCAGCGGCCTTAATT CTTTGGTTTTTTATCTTGCAGTTAATGGGCCTTCTAATCTTGCGGCATGCAATGAGAGTCTCAGATTCTGACTCCGACTCTGGGGATGACTCATCTGCTATTTTCTCT CTTTTCTTGCTTAGAGCGGCTGGCTTTCTTTTGCCCTGCTATATTATGGCTTGGGCGATCAGTATCTTGCAGCGTCGACAGCAAAGACAG GAGGCCGCAGCAATGGCAGCAACCCAAGTTGCTTTTGTTCTTCAATCTGGGCAACATAGGGGTGTACAATTTGCGGTAGCACCAGGACCCAATGGAAGTCCACATCAAGAAACTGCCTAA